The genomic region GGAAGAACAAAGAAAGGATTTTGCCGAAATTATCAAAGTTCTTACTGAATTGGATATcactctgaagaagaacacgtatgagactcacgTCTCAATTTTAAACATCtccaagtttgaaaagaatctCATAGCcgtcaatctgaaatgatggaccttgaaaggcacatcaatgatgacCTTCATAGGGAGACTTTGGatgaattcagtctggtgaagaattaGATGGTGAAAATTCAAGGTTGTTTAAGAAGAAATGATAGTGAACGATaggaatttgctgactctattgcaaggaagtttcaagcaaaggagaacgCAAAAGCTAATCCTGAAAGAGATCAACCTCGAATCACCCAAGgcgagtcaagtagaagaagtgaCGGTGTATCAATCGACACTAGATCTAGACGAGCTCCAAGCAACGATGAAAaccctaggccaaccaagagaggcgGTGGTGATTGTGGAGGCCGAAGCAGTGGAGGTGGTCGTGGTAGGCAATCTGGCTCTGATCAAAGAGATCGTGCCAgtggcggtgatcgtggtggtagatCAAGTGGAAGCGGTCCTGGTGGTCGCAGCTTTCCTCCTTTTCTCAACATGTTAACCGGCCAAGacatgagtccaaccgatcctcgagtaaaaagggaagaacaataatttcttttctgcttaagtctttcaaacaatgtttctttgatagtactctgaatattggtttttggaagtttgatgtaagtgaacaagggtttgtttatttgtatgatgaatgcatattttggtatatatatgcaggttttcaatttcttcatcaaaaagggggaaattgttgggtcaaattattttgactaagtgttgaaataatttaaccattggaattttgatgatgaaatgatttatttgttttgatgcaggtgtatcaaaatcaTATTTCAATGAGATTTAgctctaatgaggatcattagaccgattttggcattaaatgcatagaattagacgtgcagtctaactcaacggagttagacgtgcagtctaatgaatgcatataattagacgtgtagtctaactcaaaggagttagacgtgtagtctaatgaattcatagaattagacttgtagtctaactcaacggagttagacgtgcagtctaatgaatgcatagaattagacgtgcagtctaactcaacggagttagacgtgcagtctaatgaatacgaaattagacgtgcagtctaacttagtggagttagacgtgcagtctaatatatttgcggaattagacgtgcagtctaacttagtggagttagacgtgcagtctaacttagtggagttagacgtgcagtctaatatattggcagaattagacgtgtagtctattggaatgtaaaagttagacgtgagtctaacgccttcagattagtctaaggtagaaccggaattagacgtgcaatctaactcagtggagttagacgtgcagtcttatGGTTAGTAAcaattagatgggtagtctaattagtgaaagttagacgtgagtttaactccttcagattagtttaaggtagaaccggaattagacgtgcagtctaactcaacggagttagacgtgcagtctaatgaatacgaaattagacgtgtagtctaactcagtggagttagacgtgcagtctaatatatttgcggacttagacgtgcagtctaacttagtggagttagacgtgcagtctaatatatttgcggaattagacgtgtagtctattggaatgtaaaagttagacgtgagtctaacgcctttagattagtctgaggtagaaccagaattagacgtgcagtctaacttagtggagttagacgtgcagtctaatatatttgcggaattagacttgtagtctaTTGGAatgtaaaagttagacgtgagtctaacgcctttagattagtctgaggtagaaccagaattagacgtgcagtctaacttagtggagttagacgtgcagtgtaatgGTTAGTAACAATttgacgggtagtctaattggtgaaagttagacgtgagtttaactccttcaaattagtttgaggtagaactggaattagacgtgcaatctaactcagtggagttagacgtgcagtcaaatgGTTAGTAACAATTAGACGAGTaatctaattggtgaaagttagacgtgagtctaactccttcagacaagtctgaagtgattgtaattagacgttagtctaatcccattagaccatgtggtctaatggattctgctcttggacggggatgtttaaatttcattagactggttCTCATAATCCGTCTAACGGAAAtccgtctaatgctcagcttaagcagtatgcttaaAGATTGCACCTGCCTAATCCACGTGCTATaactgtaccctactcctgctccactttctagtgaagattagtacaacagctatatgcaaccaatcaacgaattccacgtaagagaattttcctcatattacttgtttttcaGGTAAATttttgatggaatattcggcatCCACGATCCTTGTGGTGTACGACCCCGATCTTTGTGCTCAAatcctgctgtgtacaatggagtctttccaatggaagagtgtcacgtatcattctaaaagattagACTGTTAGCCTCTACTTAGTATTTATCAGATCGTAAGTACAACGGACAAACAGCCAGCAATTCGATAAACTGAGAGAAATACTATCTAAGAAGAACTTTTGTGAAATCAAGCCTTTACTGTGAAGCTACTTTCCTGATTgcactgtgtgtgaatcaaaagagagctagaatcaaaaacacctttagctgagtgatattcttcatcttgtaaattgaatagagtgtgttctgttcaaaagTAAgataagtgtgtgtaaactatatttgattccaatcgtattatagtgaatccttcctgtggttggaagaaggggtgacgtaggagattttctccgaacatccataaacaaattgctgtgttctttcatttctgtcatcttttcatctttcatcttgagcttcaaacccaagtaaacaattccgccttgaatctgattcaagtgtttacaagtgtttgcgtaaaatagaaagcgaatcaaatccttaacaagatt from Impatiens glandulifera unplaced genomic scaffold, dImpGla2.1, whole genome shotgun sequence harbors:
- the LOC124918185 gene encoding keratin, type II cytoskeletal 1-like; protein product: MQIHTNFEPIQSMAVESQENSSNEESSTEGNKLLKSMTYVLLSLQKSMIKALNTQEEQRKDFAEIIKVLTELDITLKKNTKFQAKENAKANPERDQPRITQGESSRRSDGVSIDTRSRRAPSNDENPRPTKRGGGDCGGRSSGGGRGRQSGSDQRDRASGGDRGGRSSGSGPGGRSFPPFLNMLTGQDMSPTDPR